One Elaeis guineensis isolate ETL-2024a chromosome 10, EG11, whole genome shotgun sequence genomic window carries:
- the LOC105034703 gene encoding uncharacterized protein, whose protein sequence is MHTNKKTPRRSNLYRSFQSLSFSHLRRSGIFSDRSPTKAILVEKMEGGETCDKGLLSNITYGLVGHQTGYPVECPYPPPHLWHTHHQDILQQLAHMHRTATLHQDIPLMDAHHLDIHLPVDTCRQMDAQQQVFRVLVLVFVHGMVMELVAWEHRYLGVRLLLTGLTLSLMRIIIMVMGCPMDAIIVMGCSVDAIMAGSSMAIWSIGSI, encoded by the exons ATGCACACGAACAAAAAAACCCCTCGTCGCTCTAATCTCTATAGATCCTTCCAATCTCTATCGTTCTCTCATCTTCGTCGTTCCGGAATTTTTAGCGATCGTTCTCCGACAAAAG CCATCTTGGTAGAGAAAATGGAAGGTGGAGAAACCTGTGACAAAGGGCTTTTATCAAACATCACATATGGGCTTGTGGGACATCAAACGGGATACCCTGTTGAGTGTCCCTATCCCCCCCCCCACTTGTGGCATACCCACCACCAGGATATCCTCCAGCAGCTGGCCCATATGCACCGTACGGCTACCCTCCACCAGGATATCCCCCTTATGGATGCCCACCATCTCGATATCCACCTGCCGGTGGATACCTGCCGGCAGATGGATGCCCAGCAGCAGGTTTTCCGGGTGCTGGTCCTTGTGTTCGTCCATGGCATG GTCATGGAGCTAGTAGCATGGGAGCACCGATACCTGGGGGTGCGGCTGCTGCTTACGGGGCTCACTCTATCACTCATGCGTATCATCATCATGgtcatgggatgccccatggatGCCATCATTGTCATGGGATGTTCCGTGGATGCCATCATGGCAGGTTCTAGCATGGCAATTTGGAGCATAGGAAGCATATGA
- the LOC140851942 gene encoding uncharacterized protein, with product MDGIKSDDVFDEWELCLDDFVDGKSIHFKEEFNATFICEECTAAADAGITSGSKSGSVDNKMHVVLVIVISALVSVIAAAGTVGAYRYWQKRKREQEQARFLKLFEDGDDIKDELGLGQI from the exons ATGGATGGTATAAAATCTGATGATGTTTTTGATGAGTGGGAACTGTGTCTTGATGATTTTGTTGATGGCAAATCTATACATTTTAAGGAGGAGTTCAATGCCACATTCATATGCGAGGAGTGTACAGCTGCTGCTG ATGCTGGTATAACTTCTGGCTCAAAGAGTGGATCTGTTGACAACAAAATGCATGTGGTTCTAGTGATAGTTATCAGTGCATTGGTTTCTGTTATAGCTGCTGCTGGAACTGTTGGTGCATACAGATACTggcagaagaggaagagggaacaAGAACAGGCTCGATTTCTAAAGCTTTTTGAAGACGGAGATGACATCAAAGATGAACTTGGTCTGGGGCAGATATAA